From Paenibacillus sp. V4I7, one genomic window encodes:
- a CDS encoding LD-carboxypeptidase yields the protein MAIKPPILQRGDTIGIVTLGSPLDANMIDERIRTIENMGFKVVVGKYTYAYGGIVASTAQQRAEDLMSMFENRSVKMILPTRGGTGVKDILPYLNYTIINNNPKIVTGYSDITILLNILYQFSNLITFQSLLLIDFSTSTPAYNFNQFYSATSTLSSPRVIQNPPGMQMTGLIKGNVRGPIVGGNIASLVDTLGTPYEIDTAGKILVLEETHEATNVIYRYLTHLIMARKFQDCVGVVMGQCTNCSISYSTTYNDLINGVIAPLGKPLMTNVSTAHGYYKAAIPIGANVNLDTYNNRLTVLEPTVKA from the coding sequence ATGGCTATAAAGCCCCCCATTTTACAAAGGGGTGATACCATCGGAATTGTTACTTTAGGAAGTCCGCTTGATGCAAATATGATTGATGAAAGAATTCGAACAATTGAAAATATGGGATTCAAAGTAGTGGTGGGGAAATATACGTATGCTTATGGTGGCATTGTTGCCTCAACAGCACAGCAGCGTGCTGAAGACCTTATGAGTATGTTTGAAAATCGCAGTGTGAAGATGATATTACCTACAAGAGGAGGGACAGGGGTCAAAGATATTTTGCCGTACCTAAATTATACGATTATAAATAACAATCCCAAAATCGTAACAGGATACAGTGATATCACGATTTTATTAAATATCCTGTACCAATTTTCCAACTTAATTACTTTTCAAAGTCTATTATTAATTGACTTTAGCACGAGCACACCAGCGTATAACTTCAACCAGTTTTATTCAGCTACATCAACCCTCAGCAGCCCAAGAGTGATTCAGAACCCACCCGGCATGCAGATGACCGGCCTGATTAAAGGAAATGTTAGAGGTCCAATCGTAGGGGGGAATATCGCTTCATTGGTTGATACACTTGGAACTCCATACGAAATTGATACAGCTGGAAAAATATTGGTCCTAGAAGAGACACACGAAGCAACGAATGTGATTTACCGATATTTGACTCATCTGATCATGGCAAGGAAATTTCAAGATTGCGTCGGTGTGGTCATGGGGCAATGCACGAATTGCTCCATTTCTTATTCTACGACTTATAACGACTTGATAAATGGGGTAATTGCTCCTCTAGGAAAACCTCTCATGACCAACGTAAGCACAGCTCATGGGTATTATAAAGCGGCAATCCCCATTGGAGCGAACGTAAACCTTGATACATACAATAACAGGCTTACTGTACTTGAACCAACGGTAAAAGCTTAG
- a CDS encoding aspartate aminotransferase family protein, with the protein MSANEVSDLLTKEDLLEKDRKYVWHHMSAHNENPMILASGEGSWVTDVDGNRYLDGMSGLWCVNVGHGRKEIAEAAAEQMMKIAYATLVQSHVPAIELAAKLNEWLDGEYRIFYSNSGSDANEVAFKIARQYHHQNGKPSKHKFISRHRAYHGNSMGALGATGQAQRKLKYEPLGVGFQHVPPPYCYRCPFGQTKGACRFQCAKAIEDAIVWEGADSVAGVIVEPVITGGGMIVPPDEYLPMVRSICDKYDVLLIVDEVICGFGRSGEKFGHLNYGVRPDIVTMAKGLTSAYSPLSATAVSAELYESFKDKEATSHLRHINTFGGNPVSCVVALKNMEILEKENLVTRSAYIGSTFRTQLEPLLDHPHVGEIRIFGSAMGIELVEDQVSKVPATAERVMKIIAGCKQKGLLIGKNGDTVPGFANILTLSPPLSSTDEDIAFIIETLLAVFDANQEKG; encoded by the coding sequence ATGAGCGCTAACGAGGTTAGTGATCTGCTGACGAAGGAGGACCTGCTTGAGAAGGATCGCAAATATGTGTGGCATCACATGTCAGCACATAACGAGAATCCGATGATACTTGCTTCTGGTGAGGGAAGCTGGGTTACGGATGTGGATGGAAATCGTTATTTGGATGGCATGTCCGGATTATGGTGCGTTAATGTGGGTCACGGTAGAAAAGAAATAGCGGAAGCGGCCGCTGAGCAAATGATGAAAATCGCTTATGCTACGCTCGTTCAGTCCCATGTTCCTGCAATTGAACTAGCGGCGAAATTGAATGAGTGGCTGGATGGCGAATATCGAATCTTTTACTCGAATTCAGGGTCAGATGCCAATGAAGTGGCCTTCAAGATTGCCCGCCAATACCATCATCAGAACGGGAAGCCATCCAAACATAAGTTCATCTCGCGGCATCGCGCTTATCATGGCAATTCCATGGGAGCATTGGGTGCAACAGGGCAAGCGCAGCGTAAGTTGAAATATGAACCGCTTGGTGTAGGCTTTCAGCATGTGCCGCCGCCTTATTGTTATCGCTGTCCATTTGGCCAGACGAAGGGGGCATGCCGTTTTCAATGCGCCAAAGCCATCGAGGATGCCATTGTTTGGGAGGGTGCAGATTCCGTTGCCGGCGTAATCGTGGAGCCAGTAATTACGGGAGGCGGAATGATTGTTCCTCCGGACGAGTACCTGCCCATGGTGCGCAGCATTTGTGATAAGTATGATGTGCTGCTCATTGTCGATGAAGTGATCTGCGGATTCGGTCGATCCGGCGAAAAGTTCGGTCATCTGAACTATGGGGTGAGACCCGACATCGTGACGATGGCCAAAGGCTTGACCAGTGCGTACTCGCCACTTTCTGCAACCGCTGTTTCGGCTGAATTGTATGAATCGTTCAAAGATAAAGAAGCGACCAGCCATTTAAGACATATCAATACTTTCGGGGGTAATCCAGTCTCTTGCGTTGTTGCGTTGAAAAATATGGAGATCTTGGAAAAAGAAAACCTGGTTACGCGCTCTGCTTATATCGGTAGCACATTTAGAACTCAATTAGAACCTTTGCTTGACCACCCTCATGTTGGCGAGATACGCATTTTCGGATCAGCAATGGGCATCGAGCTTGTAGAAGATCAAGTATCGAAGGTTCCGGCGACTGCTGAGCGTGTGATGAAGATTATTGCAGGCTGCAAGCAAAAGGGTCTGCTCATTGGGAAGAACGGGGATACGGTGCCTGGATTTGCTAACATTCTCACGCTAAGTCCGCCGTTATCTTCGACAGATGAGGATATTGCTTTTATCATCGAGACCTTGCTTGCTGTGTTTGATGCCAATCAGGAGAAAGGATGA
- a CDS encoding ABC transporter permease gives MIKLDKQWHQAAVIACWIAALLLLWEVFAWLLHNVIQVSQPDSKLPYLHKVISSLQDNLPTLIKQGFTTFGNAMTGFLIGTIFGAALAIFMSLSKTVEHTLTPYMVASQMVPIIGLAPILYGILHDPSLSRIVMAGYVTFFPVTINSLRGLRSVQPEQLELMRSLAASTWHSYLKLKLPSALPGLFSGLKISAPLAITASIIVELMGAPDGIGVLMVSSLYYGAAQVYMFWCTVLVSIAIGFTTFLMLVLLERWLTPWQPDFRESRRGGA, from the coding sequence ATGATCAAATTGGATAAACAATGGCATCAAGCTGCTGTTATTGCTTGTTGGATAGCAGCATTGCTCCTCCTCTGGGAAGTGTTCGCATGGCTGCTCCATAACGTAATTCAAGTCTCACAACCTGACTCCAAACTGCCTTATTTGCATAAGGTCATATCCTCCTTACAAGACAATCTTCCTACCCTAATCAAGCAAGGCTTCACAACATTCGGCAATGCGATGACTGGCTTCCTGATTGGTACCATTTTCGGTGCCGCTTTAGCCATTTTCATGAGCCTCTCCAAAACGGTTGAACACACGCTAACACCTTACATGGTTGCTTCTCAAATGGTGCCCATCATCGGTCTTGCACCGATCCTGTACGGCATCCTCCATGATCCGAGTCTTTCGCGGATCGTTATGGCAGGTTATGTGACATTCTTCCCTGTCACCATTAACTCGCTTCGCGGGCTGCGCAGTGTGCAGCCTGAACAGTTGGAGCTAATGCGCTCCCTAGCTGCTTCAACCTGGCACAGCTATCTGAAGCTCAAGCTGCCATCTGCGCTGCCGGGGCTGTTCTCTGGACTAAAGATATCAGCTCCGCTGGCGATCACAGCTTCCATTATCGTTGAGCTGATGGGAGCTCCCGATGGAATCGGCGTGCTAATGGTTAGCTCTCTATATTACGGAGCTGCACAAGTGTACATGTTCTGGTGCACAGTGCTTGTCTCGATTGCTATCGGCTTTACAACCTTTCTAATGCTAGTTCTCCTAGAAAGATGGCTGACACCTTGGCAGCCTGATTTCCGCGAAAGCAGGAGGGGAGGCGCATGA
- a CDS encoding ABC transporter ATP-binding protein, with protein sequence MNSDLSQQKVEISVDGVCMVFGKKGRQVTVLQDISFDVAQNEFVSLLGPSGCGKSTLLRLMADLLQPSSGQIIIQKEHPREVRLRRKFGIVFQNPTLFEWRTVRENVELPLEVMGRNRAEYRGMVDQLLETVGLTKFRDYYPWQLSGGMQQRVAIARALSLDPPILFMDEPFSALDEFTKEKLQFELLEIKRKTNKTIVFVTHSIPEAVFLSNRIIVLSANPGRVHSVHHVDLGEDRTLQTRESERFHTLTASIRNCFYEESDALDDQIG encoded by the coding sequence ATGAATTCTGATCTTTCCCAGCAGAAAGTGGAAATATCGGTGGATGGCGTCTGCATGGTGTTCGGGAAAAAAGGAAGGCAAGTGACTGTACTCCAAGACATCTCGTTCGATGTAGCCCAGAATGAATTCGTATCCTTACTTGGGCCTTCCGGCTGTGGTAAATCAACGCTGCTGCGGCTGATGGCCGACCTGCTGCAACCCTCCAGTGGGCAAATTATTATTCAAAAGGAGCATCCGCGGGAAGTGCGTTTGCGCAGGAAGTTCGGCATTGTGTTTCAAAATCCCACGCTTTTCGAATGGCGAACCGTACGCGAAAATGTAGAGCTTCCCTTAGAGGTAATGGGGCGTAATCGCGCGGAGTACAGAGGTATGGTCGATCAACTCCTTGAAACCGTAGGTTTAACGAAATTCAGAGATTATTACCCTTGGCAGCTAAGTGGAGGCATGCAGCAAAGAGTGGCTATTGCACGTGCTTTATCGCTGGATCCGCCTATTTTGTTTATGGATGAACCCTTCTCGGCGCTCGATGAATTCACAAAGGAGAAACTGCAATTCGAATTGCTAGAAATCAAAAGAAAGACGAATAAGACGATCGTTTTCGTTACTCATAGTATTCCGGAAGCTGTATTTTTATCTAATCGAATCATTGTTTTATCGGCAAATCCTGGTCGCGTACACTCCGTTCACCACGTCGATTTGGGAGAGGATCGCACTTTGCAAACCCGAGAATCGGAGCGTTTCCATACGTTGACGGCTTCGATTCGAAATTGCTTTTACGAGGAGAGTGATGCCCTTGATGATCAAATTGGATAA
- a CDS encoding ABC transporter permease, protein MKEVILSKDQKAAVSTLKSLEEPTRASTGNARADYTAMFTQPMKLFPYLFGLVFLLLWQFRGIHTLFSLERYQLPIPSDIITAMRENGDILLIYSLYTGVEIIGGFLIGSLLGWLAAIAASFRPQAGAGAISIMASLNAVPIVALAPIMNNWLGDGVASRMGIVSVMTMATMAVSTYKGLRSIEPSYLELMSSYAASARQLFLKLRLPKALPLIFSALKINMSTSIIGAIVGEFFIASRGLGYLLSDQIRLANMPLAWACIVIAAILGIVLYTIIQLLEKRFIPWSISNRNENEYLT, encoded by the coding sequence ATGAAGGAGGTCATTTTAAGCAAAGACCAAAAAGCTGCAGTGTCGACGTTAAAGAGTTTAGAAGAACCAACTCGAGCTTCCACGGGAAATGCCCGAGCAGACTACACGGCTATGTTCACGCAGCCAATGAAGCTGTTCCCGTATTTATTCGGACTCGTATTCTTGCTGCTTTGGCAATTCAGAGGGATACACACCTTATTTAGCTTAGAACGCTATCAGCTGCCTATTCCTTCGGATATCATTACTGCCATGCGAGAGAATGGCGATATCCTGCTCATTTACTCGCTGTACACGGGTGTAGAAATCATCGGCGGATTCCTCATCGGTTCTCTGCTAGGCTGGCTTGCTGCAATCGCGGCTTCCTTTCGGCCACAAGCGGGTGCTGGTGCGATTTCGATCATGGCCTCACTCAATGCGGTGCCGATCGTGGCACTTGCGCCAATCATGAATAATTGGTTGGGAGATGGTGTCGCCTCACGAATGGGGATCGTCTCGGTCATGACGATGGCTACCATGGCGGTCAGTACTTACAAAGGGCTGCGCTCCATTGAGCCGTCCTACCTGGAGTTAATGAGTTCATACGCGGCTAGCGCTAGACAGCTTTTTCTCAAATTAAGATTACCCAAAGCCTTACCATTGATTTTCTCTGCCCTTAAAATCAACATGTCAACGAGTATCATTGGTGCGATAGTGGGGGAATTTTTCATTGCGTCGCGTGGCCTAGGCTACTTACTTTCGGACCAGATCCGCCTGGCCAATATGCCCCTAGCTTGGGCTTGTATTGTCATCGCTGCTATTTTGGGTATTGTTTTATATACGATTATTCAACTTTTAGAAAAACGCTTTATACCGTGGTCAATTTCCAATCGTAATGAAAACGAATATTTAACATGA
- a CDS encoding ABC transporter substrate-binding protein — protein sequence MKKRILTGKLALMLSMFLVLVLVTACASDKSATTTPAASTEAGATKSPSAEPLKKVKIQLKWVPQAQFAGIYAAKEKGFYKDEGIDVEIVPGGPDVIIEQQVVNGAVDIGVSSFDSLLVNRDNGLPLVSLAQVTQKSSYRLLSKKSTGIDAPTKMKDKKVGTWMGSQQFQVLAFMEKNGLDPKKDIQLVKQGFTMDQFFGDQLDVATATIYNEYYVVLESGVKETDLNVFNFDDAGVAMLEDTLIAKKDWVDKNHDLAVKAVRATMKGWNYAIEHQEEVVDIVMKSVTAGSTTKQHQTTMLKEMAKLVKPEGFTNEQVGSFVDESVTRTADIALKYGLIKKPADLTAAIDKTILQGK from the coding sequence TTGAAAAAGAGAATCCTTACTGGAAAATTGGCTTTGATGCTTAGTATGTTCTTGGTTTTAGTTCTTGTCACAGCTTGTGCTTCCGACAAATCAGCAACCACAACACCAGCTGCATCTACCGAAGCAGGTGCAACCAAGTCTCCATCGGCAGAGCCGCTCAAGAAGGTCAAAATTCAGTTGAAATGGGTGCCGCAAGCGCAGTTTGCCGGAATCTATGCCGCTAAAGAGAAAGGCTTCTACAAGGATGAAGGAATAGATGTAGAAATAGTGCCTGGCGGACCGGATGTCATTATCGAGCAGCAGGTTGTGAATGGCGCTGTCGATATCGGCGTATCGAGCTTTGATTCCTTGCTAGTTAACCGTGACAATGGATTACCTCTCGTTTCATTAGCGCAAGTGACGCAGAAGAGTTCGTACCGTCTATTATCCAAAAAATCGACCGGTATCGATGCACCAACCAAAATGAAGGATAAGAAGGTCGGGACATGGATGGGCAGCCAGCAGTTCCAAGTGCTTGCTTTTATGGAGAAGAACGGGCTTGACCCGAAGAAAGACATTCAATTGGTGAAACAAGGCTTCACGATGGATCAATTCTTTGGGGATCAACTGGATGTGGCGACAGCAACGATTTATAACGAGTACTATGTCGTGCTTGAGAGCGGTGTGAAAGAGACAGATTTGAATGTGTTTAACTTTGATGATGCCGGTGTTGCGATGCTGGAGGATACGCTCATTGCGAAGAAGGATTGGGTCGACAAGAACCATGATCTCGCCGTTAAAGCCGTGAGAGCGACCATGAAAGGCTGGAATTATGCGATTGAGCATCAGGAAGAAGTCGTTGATATCGTGATGAAAAGTGTAACGGCAGGCAGTACGACCAAGCAGCACCAAACAACGATGCTGAAGGAGATGGCGAAGCTTGTAAAGCCGGAAGGATTTACTAATGAGCAAGTCGGTTCATTTGTAGATGAATCCGTGACACGGACTGCAGATATTGCGCTGAAATATGGCTTGATTAAGAAACCGGCCGATTTGACTGCGGCGATTGATAAAACGATTTTACAGGGCAAGTGA
- a CDS encoding C40 family peptidase: MLQYAFNQHGFNLLYSSVLLSQLGTPVDKSNLRKGDLVFLQGTYTSGVSHVAIFLGDNKVLQVGTMGTREVKISPYFGTPYYDAHYWVRVVLINSYGKSR, encoded by the coding sequence ATCTTACAATATGCATTTAACCAACACGGGTTTAACCTTCTTTATTCGTCAGTATTGTTGAGTCAATTAGGAACGCCAGTAGATAAAAGCAATCTGCGTAAAGGAGACCTAGTATTTCTACAAGGAACTTATACAAGCGGAGTTTCCCATGTAGCTATCTTTCTTGGAGATAACAAAGTTCTTCAAGTAGGTACCATGGGAACGAGGGAAGTAAAGATTAGCCCTTACTTTGGTACTCCCTACTATGATGCACATTATTGGGTGCGCGTCGTTTTAATTAACTCGTATGGAAAAAGCCGGTGA